A region from the Campylobacter blaseri genome encodes:
- a CDS encoding calcium-binding protein, with protein sequence MNPNEIKLSRKLVNLVIEFVDKNRNLADDKITIQNYFNILEDLGNGVIEKIKFKNSTIWDLDTILKNFPLLAIENRDINLKNIIK encoded by the coding sequence ATAAACCCAAATGAGATAAAACTATCAAGAAAGTTAGTAAATTTAGTTATAGAATTTGTTGATAAAAATAGAAATTTAGCAGACGATAAAATAACCATTCAAAATTACTTTAATATATTAGAGGATTTAGGTAATGGTGTCATAGAAAAGATTAAATTTAAAAATAGCACTATTTGGGATTTAGATACCATACTTAAAAATTTTCCATTGCTAGCTATTGAAAATAGGGATATAAATTTAAAAAACATTATAAAATAA
- the era gene encoding GTPase Era, which yields MSEKNIGKRSGFVTLIGRTNAGKSSLLNFLLGEKISIVSHKVNATRRKINGIVMNGSDQIIFVDTPGLHESGKLFNKLMVDVALKSIGDADLILFLASVHDDIKNYQNFLKLNPKIGHILVLTKIDEASQEKLAKKITEYSKFHDKFLALVPTSIKKNICKKPLLDEISKNLPEHEYFYNPELISTTNVRDIYRDFILEAIFDSVSSEVPYSTDVLIDKIVEKEELVSIYAKIITDTNSHKGILIGKNGDAIKRIGIKAKKLISEFEDSKIFLKLEISIKKNWKSDKNIIKKSFVY from the coding sequence GTGAGTGAAAAAAATATAGGCAAAAGAAGTGGTTTTGTTACATTAATAGGGAGAACTAATGCAGGAAAAAGTTCTCTCCTAAATTTCTTGCTTGGTGAAAAAATTTCTATTGTTTCACATAAGGTTAATGCAACAAGAAGAAAAATTAATGGTATTGTAATGAATGGAAGTGATCAAATTATATTTGTTGATACCCCAGGACTTCATGAAAGTGGCAAACTTTTTAATAAGCTCATGGTTGATGTGGCTCTTAAGTCAATTGGCGATGCTGATTTGATACTATTTTTAGCATCAGTACATGATGATATTAAAAATTATCAAAATTTTTTAAAATTAAATCCTAAAATAGGACATATTCTAGTTTTAACTAAAATTGATGAAGCTAGTCAAGAAAAACTAGCTAAAAAAATTACAGAATATTCTAAATTTCATGATAAGTTTTTAGCTTTAGTTCCTACTTCTATTAAAAAAAATATTTGTAAAAAACCACTTTTAGATGAGATTAGTAAAAATTTACCAGAGCATGAATATTTTTATAATCCTGAGTTAATTAGCACAACAAATGTGAGAGATATTTATAGAGATTTTATATTAGAGGCTATATTTGACTCCGTTAGTAGTGAAGTTCCGTATTCAACTGATGTTTTGATTGATAAAATTGTTGAAAAAGAAGAATTAGTATCTATTTATGCAAAGATTATAACAGATACTAACTCTCACAAAGGTATATTAATTGGCAAAAACGGAGATGCTATTAAAAGAATAGGGATTAAAGCTAAAAAACTAATTTCAGAGTTTGAGGATAGTAAAATATTCCTAAAATTAGAAATTAGTATAAAAAAAAACTGGAAAAGTGATAAAAATATCATTAAAAAGAGCTTTGTATATTGA
- a CDS encoding calcium-binding protein — translation MTREEKANYELDRAYERLLANSHLARELIELLIQKGLKADEIFKKAKLEIGKATGTMSEEAQDKLEEKINKIGKAVILVDIIDQLDSGQSLGRVTVGALADGLTGFLSAKKLIPGVGQVLFTIDVINLVSELTGHDALIDIKGWFQKKYDEIKNTSSELPDLDALSKGILKITMPNGDVYSRPLAESFSGTIKGGQNSSNDVLFGGSGDDYFISGRGNDILIGGDGNDTFVSYDGHEIDGGNGFDTYMLNGSATIKDSDGKGRVFLNSKLMKGGKFSYSKNGEDLYFNGSDIYSYNKSTKTLTILTGSAGNVTIENFNKDKNDLGIVLLDKDEIAIEVSDSSAKEKEESMEFTITLKNDDRDDKTFLKDKSFFFEDGEYIIVNVNDKKYLFGKPGKDTHLAKGYHYDEKVDGISATYTYKWKDDEKEEDDEKFEVIAKIDSMSENLKAKFTKNGIGTIQDDDEDDNPNDTFPDTTPALTKTSPIVIDLNGDGIKTISRKNNKIYFDLDNNKFAENTAWIDKNDGILINKTLIANSATNGSELFGNHTLLSNGNLAANGFEALKEFDNNSDGVINELDLLGYESLAIWQDTNGDAKLSENEIKSLKELGIKEINLDYENSDFIDENGNEHRQTSNVLFENGNKTSISYDLQI, via the coding sequence ATGACAAGAGAAGAAAAAGCTAACTATGAGTTAGATAGGGCGTATGAAAGACTACTTGCAAATAGCCATTTAGCTAGAGAGTTGATAGAGTTACTTATACAAAAAGGATTAAAAGCTGATGAGATATTTAAGAAAGCAAAGTTAGAAATAGGCAAAGCTACTGGAACGATGTCAGAAGAAGCTCAAGACAAGCTTGAAGAAAAAATTAACAAAATTGGAAAAGCTGTAATTCTTGTTGATATTATAGATCAGCTAGATAGTGGTCAATCTCTAGGAAGAGTAACAGTTGGTGCTCTTGCTGATGGGTTAACTGGATTTTTATCAGCAAAAAAGCTCATCCCAGGAGTTGGTCAAGTCCTTTTTACTATAGATGTTATAAATTTAGTTTCTGAGCTAACTGGTCATGATGCTCTTATAGATATAAAAGGTTGGTTTCAGAAAAAATATGATGAGATAAAAAACACATCATCAGAACTACCAGATTTGGATGCTTTGAGTAAAGGCATATTAAAAATTACAATGCCAAATGGAGATGTTTACTCTCGTCCACTTGCAGAGTCTTTTAGTGGAACAATTAAAGGTGGTCAAAACTCATCTAATGATGTATTGTTTGGTGGAAGTGGAGATGACTATTTTATATCAGGTCGTGGTAATGACATATTAATAGGTGGAGATGGTAATGATACATTTGTATCTTATGATGGTCATGAGATTGATGGTGGAAATGGCTTTGATACTTATATGCTTAATGGTAGTGCAACTATAAAAGATAGTGATGGAAAAGGAAGGGTATTTTTAAATAGTAAACTAATGAAGGGTGGTAAGTTTTCTTATAGTAAAAATGGTGAAGATTTATACTTTAATGGTTCTGATATATATTCTTATAATAAATCAACTAAAACACTTACAATATTAACAGGTTCTGCTGGAAATGTAACTATAGAAAATTTTAATAAAGATAAAAATGACTTAGGCATAGTTTTACTAGATAAAGATGAAATAGCAATTGAAGTAAGTGATAGTTCTGCAAAAGAAAAAGAGGAGAGTATGGAATTTACTATAACTCTTAAAAATGATGATAGAGATGATAAGACATTTTTAAAAGATAAAAGCTTTTTCTTTGAAGATGGTGAATATATAATAGTTAATGTAAATGATAAAAAATATCTATTTGGAAAACCAGGTAAAGATACTCACTTAGCAAAAGGTTACCACTATGATGAAAAAGTAGACGGCATTAGTGCAACTTATACTTATAAATGGAAAGATGATGAAAAAGAAGAAGATGATGAAAAGTTTGAAGTAATTGCTAAGATTGATTCTATGTCTGAAAATCTTAAAGCTAAATTTACTAAAAATGGCATAGGCACTATACAAGATGATGACGAAGACGATAACCCAAACGATACTTTCCCGGATACAACCCCTGCTTTAACTAAAACTTCTCCGATTGTAATTGACTTAAATGGTGATGGCATAAAAACAATATCAAGAAAAAATAACAAAATATACTTTGACTTAGATAACAACAAATTTGCAGAAAATACTGCTTGGATAGATAAAAATGACGGAATTTTAATCAATAAAACCTTAATCGCAAATAGTGCAACAAACGGAAGTGAACTATTTGGAAATCATACTTTACTATCAAATGGAAATTTGGCAGCTAATGGATTTGAAGCATTAAAGGAATTTGATAATAATAGTGATGGGGTGATAAATGAACTGGACTTACTAGGCTATGAAAGCTTAGCAATCTGGCAAGATACTAACGGGGATGCTAAACTAAGTGAAAATGAAATAAAATCTCTAAAAGAACTTGGTATAAAAGAGATAAACTTAGATTATGAAAATAGCGATTTTATAGATGAAAACGGCAATGAACACAGACAAACTTCAAATGTCCTTTTTGAAAACGGAAACAAGACTAGTATTAGCTACGATTTGCAAATTTAA
- a CDS encoding argininosuccinate synthase yields MKKDIKKVVLAYSGGLDTSIILKWLGDEYGCEVVTFTADIGQNEDLAPIKEKALKLGIKEKNIFIEDLKEEFTKNYVFPMFRANAVYEGEYLLGTSIARPLIAKKLVEIAKQTGADAISHGATGKGNDQVRFELGAYALMPDIKVIAPWREWDLNSREKLLAYAKKNDIKIEQKKGKSPYSMDANLLHISYEGLILEDPNAAPEKDMWRWSVDPKDAPNESEIIEIEYKNGDPVALNGKALKPHEILDALNRLGAKHGIGRLDLVENRYVGMKSRGCYETPGGTIMLKAHRAIESLTLDSGAAHLKDEIMPKYAELIYNGFWFSPERLMLQALIDESQKHVNGVVRLELYKGNVIVLGRSSKTDSLFNVDFSTFEEDDVFDQKDADGFIKLSALRFIIAGKNGRKII; encoded by the coding sequence ATGAAAAAAGATATTAAAAAGGTTGTTTTGGCATACTCAGGCGGACTTGATACGAGCATTATTTTAAAATGGCTTGGCGATGAGTATGGTTGTGAGGTTGTAACTTTTACTGCTGATATTGGGCAAAATGAAGATTTAGCTCCTATAAAAGAAAAAGCTTTAAAACTTGGTATAAAAGAGAAAAATATTTTTATTGAGGATTTAAAAGAGGAATTTACAAAAAATTATGTATTTCCTATGTTTAGAGCAAATGCTGTTTATGAAGGAGAATATCTTTTAGGAACATCAATTGCTAGACCATTAATAGCAAAAAAACTTGTTGAAATTGCAAAGCAAACAGGTGCAGACGCTATTTCACATGGTGCAACAGGAAAGGGAAATGATCAAGTTAGATTTGAACTTGGTGCATATGCTTTAATGCCTGATATTAAAGTTATAGCTCCTTGGAGAGAGTGGGATCTAAATAGTCGTGAAAAACTTCTTGCATATGCAAAGAAAAACGATATTAAAATAGAGCAAAAAAAAGGTAAATCTCCATACTCTATGGATGCAAATTTACTTCATATCTCATATGAGGGACTTATTTTAGAAGATCCAAATGCAGCTCCTGAAAAGGATATGTGGAGATGGAGTGTTGATCCAAAAGATGCACCAAATGAGAGTGAAATTATTGAGATTGAGTATAAAAATGGCGATCCTGTAGCTCTAAATGGAAAGGCTTTAAAACCGCATGAAATTTTAGATGCATTAAACAGACTTGGTGCAAAACATGGAATTGGAAGACTTGATTTAGTTGAAAACAGATATGTTGGTATGAAATCAAGAGGTTGCTATGAAACTCCGGGTGGAACAATAATGCTAAAAGCGCATAGAGCAATTGAGAGTTTAACTTTAGATAGCGGTGCAGCACATCTAAAAGATGAAATTATGCCAAAATACGCTGAGCTTATTTATAATGGATTTTGGTTTAGTCCAGAAAGACTTATGCTTCAAGCATTGATAGATGAGTCACAAAAACATGTAAATGGTGTAGTTAGACTTGAACTTTATAAAGGAAATGTTATAGTATTAGGTAGAAGCAGCAAAACAGATAGCTTGTTTAATGTTGATTTTAGCACCTTTGAAGAAGATGATGTGTTTGATCAAAAAGATGCAGATGGCTTTATAAAACTTAGTGCATTAAGATTTATAATAGCAGGAAAAAACGGAAGAAAAATTATATAG
- a CDS encoding PhnA domain-containing protein, translating into MIKNRSNNHCEICGSDKNLDIYFIKNEINFGANLCAECMEAVTNFNIENPAKYECLEIAMWSEIPAVKVLSYQILNTLKNEAFAKDLLDILYIEDELKDLANLPTNDITKTFDSNGSILKQGDSVTLIKDLEVKGAGFTAKRGTLVKNIMLTNNPEQVEGKINGTRIVLLSKFLKKV; encoded by the coding sequence GTGATAAAAAATAGATCAAATAACCATTGTGAAATTTGTGGAAGTGATAAGAATTTAGATATATATTTTATTAAAAATGAGATTAATTTTGGTGCAAATTTATGTGCTGAATGCATGGAAGCTGTTACAAATTTCAATATAGAAAATCCAGCAAAATATGAGTGCTTAGAAATAGCAATGTGGAGTGAAATTCCAGCGGTAAAAGTGCTTTCTTACCAAATTCTAAACACATTAAAAAATGAAGCATTTGCAAAGGATTTGTTGGATATTTTGTATATAGAAGATGAACTTAAAGATTTAGCAAATTTGCCAACTAATGATATTACAAAGACATTTGATAGCAATGGTTCTATTTTAAAACAAGGCGATAGCGTAACTCTTATAAAAGATTTAGAAGTAAAGGGTGCAGGCTTTACGGCTAAAAGAGGAACTTTGGTTAAAAATATAATGTTAACAAATAACCCTGAACAAGTTGAGGGTAAAATAAATGGAACTAGAATAGTTCTTTTAAGTAAATTTTTGAAAAAAGTTTAA
- the hslU gene encoding HslU--HslV peptidase ATPase subunit, producing the protein MLTPKQIVEKLDEYVIGQKDAKKTIAVALRNRYRRMKLSDDMRDEVIPKNILMIGSTGVGKTEIARRLSKLFGFPFIKVEASKYTEVGFVGRDVEGMVRDLVAASFSLVKAEEIEKSTDKINDSVERIILEKLLPPLPKGASDDKLEDYKRSYDKMRERLLNGGLDDLNIEIEITQSSLESNPNLPPEMANMQESFVKIIGIGNKKVKKTLKIKDAKNILKNEVSEKVLDIESVKTEALRRAQDEGIIFIDEIDKVAVSSGSSNRQDPSKEGVQRDLLPIVEGSSVSTKYGNINTDHILFIAAGAFHISKPSDLIPELQGRFPLRVELDSLDENTLFQILTKTKNSLLKQYIALIKTEDVDLSFSDEAIKAIAKIAANANQSIEDIGARRLHTVIEKVLEDISFEADKFAGQSIIVDEKLVNEKLGEILEEQDLARYIL; encoded by the coding sequence ATGCTTACACCAAAACAAATAGTTGAAAAATTAGATGAGTATGTGATAGGGCAAAAAGATGCTAAAAAAACGATAGCAGTTGCGCTTAGAAACAGATATAGAAGAATGAAACTTAGCGATGATATGCGAGATGAAGTCATCCCAAAAAATATTTTAATGATAGGCTCAACTGGTGTTGGAAAAACTGAGATTGCTAGAAGATTATCAAAGCTTTTTGGATTTCCGTTTATAAAGGTTGAAGCTAGTAAGTATACAGAAGTTGGTTTTGTCGGGAGAGATGTTGAGGGAATGGTAAGAGATCTAGTCGCTGCTTCATTTTCTTTAGTTAAAGCTGAAGAGATAGAAAAAAGCACTGATAAAATTAATGATAGCGTGGAAAGAATAATACTTGAAAAATTACTTCCACCATTGCCAAAAGGTGCAAGTGATGATAAACTTGAAGACTACAAAAGAAGTTATGATAAGATGAGAGAGAGGCTTTTAAATGGGGGTTTGGATGATCTTAATATAGAGATTGAAATAACCCAAAGCTCATTGGAATCAAACCCAAATTTACCACCTGAAATGGCAAATATGCAAGAGAGTTTTGTCAAAATTATAGGAATTGGAAATAAAAAAGTTAAAAAAACTTTAAAAATTAAAGATGCAAAAAATATATTAAAAAATGAAGTTAGTGAAAAAGTTTTAGATATTGAAAGTGTTAAAACAGAAGCGCTAAGAAGAGCGCAAGATGAAGGTATAATTTTTATAGATGAGATAGATAAAGTTGCAGTTTCTAGTGGAAGTTCTAATAGGCAAGATCCTAGTAAAGAGGGTGTTCAAAGAGATTTACTTCCAATAGTTGAAGGCTCATCAGTTTCAACAAAGTATGGGAATATAAACACAGACCACATACTTTTTATAGCAGCTGGAGCTTTTCACATAAGCAAACCAAGTGATTTGATACCTGAACTTCAAGGAAGATTTCCTTTGAGGGTTGAGCTTGATAGCTTAGATGAAAATACTCTTTTTCAGATACTAACTAAAACTAAAAACTCACTACTTAAACAGTATATAGCACTTATTAAAACTGAAGATGTTGATCTTAGTTTTAGTGATGAGGCTATAAAAGCTATAGCAAAAATAGCAGCAAATGCAAACCAAAGCATAGAAGACATAGGCGCTAGAAGACTTCATACTGTAATAGAAAAAGTTTTAGAAGATATAAGTTTTGAGGCTGATAAGTTTGCTGGACAAAGTATAATTGTAGATGAAAAACTTGTTAATGAAAAATTAGGTGAAATTTTAGAAGAGCAAGATTTAGCAAGGTATATTTTGTGA
- a CDS encoding RNA-binding S4 domain-containing protein, with protein sequence MRLDKFLNVVNITKRRSISDDMCKSGVVSLNGVVAKGAKVVKIGDKITIKFLTKESNYEVLDIPTSKNTPKSDQARYIKEL encoded by the coding sequence ATGAGATTAGATAAATTTTTAAATGTTGTAAATATTACAAAAAGACGCTCAATTAGCGATGATATGTGCAAAAGTGGTGTTGTTAGTTTAAATGGCGTAGTTGCAAAAGGTGCTAAAGTTGTAAAAATCGGAGATAAAATTACAATTAAATTTTTAACCAAAGAGAGTAACTATGAAGTTTTAGACATCCCAACTTCAAAAAACACCCCTAAAAGTGATCAAGCAAGATACATCAAAGAGTTATAA
- the hslV gene encoding ATP-dependent protease subunit HslV: MFHATTILAYKGKNGSVIGGDGQVSFGNTVLKGTATKIRKIGKDGSVLGGFAGSTADAFNLFDMFEKHLDGSKGDLLKAAIEFSKEWRKDRYLRKLEAMMLVLNRDHIFLLSGNGDVVEPDDEKIAAIGSGGNYALSAARALDKFGTLNEEELVKESLKVAGEICIYTNLNIKTLSIWDGK; this comes from the coding sequence ATGTTTCATGCTACAACGATTTTAGCCTATAAGGGTAAAAACGGCTCAGTTATTGGTGGTGATGGTCAGGTAAGTTTTGGAAATACTGTACTAAAAGGCACAGCCACCAAGATAAGAAAAATAGGTAAAGATGGCTCAGTTTTAGGTGGCTTTGCAGGAAGTACGGCTGATGCTTTTAATCTATTTGATATGTTTGAAAAACATCTTGATGGTTCAAAAGGCGATCTGTTAAAGGCTGCTATCGAGTTTAGTAAAGAGTGGAGAAAAGATAGATATCTTAGAAAGCTTGAAGCTATGATGCTTGTTTTAAATAGAGATCATATTTTTTTACTTAGTGGTAATGGCGATGTTGTTGAGCCTGATGATGAAAAAATAGCTGCTATTGGAAGTGGTGGAAACTATGCATTAAGCGCAGCAAGAGCTTTGGATAAATTTGGCACATTAAATGAAGAAGAGCTTGTTAAAGAGAGTTTAAAAGTTGCTGGTGAGATATGTATATATACAAATTTGAACATAAAAACATTATCAATATGGGATGGAAAATAG
- the lptB gene encoding LPS export ABC transporter ATP-binding protein — MHKLEAINLEKTIKKSNIIKGVSLYVKSGEIVGLLGPNGAGKTTTFYMICGLISPTKGDVKLDNEIITKAPLHKRANLGIGYLPQESSVFKDLTVEENLLLAAEVNCKNKDEIQKKVNETLELLNIEPIKNRLGVSLSGGERRRCEIARSLVITPKFLLLDEPFAGVDPIAVADIQNIIKELKSLNIGILITDHNVRETLAICDRAYVIKDGSLLTSGTSKEVSENKDVKKYYLGESFKF; from the coding sequence ATGCATAAACTAGAAGCTATAAATTTAGAAAAAACTATAAAAAAATCAAACATTATAAAAGGTGTTTCGCTATATGTAAAAAGTGGGGAAATCGTAGGACTCTTAGGTCCAAATGGCGCTGGAAAAACTACAACTTTTTATATGATATGTGGTTTAATATCTCCCACAAAAGGTGATGTTAAATTAGACAATGAGATAATAACAAAAGCACCACTTCATAAAAGAGCAAACCTTGGAATAGGCTATCTGCCCCAAGAAAGCAGTGTTTTTAAAGATTTAACTGTTGAAGAAAACCTACTTTTAGCGGCTGAAGTTAATTGTAAAAATAAAGATGAAATTCAAAAAAAAGTAAATGAAACATTGGAACTTTTAAATATAGAACCAATTAAAAATAGACTTGGAGTCAGCTTAAGTGGTGGAGAAAGAAGAAGATGTGAGATAGCAAGAAGTCTTGTTATCACTCCTAAATTTTTACTTCTAGATGAACCGTTTGCTGGAGTTGACCCAATTGCAGTTGCTGATATACAAAATATCATTAAAGAGCTTAAAAGCCTAAATATAGGCATACTAATAACTGATCATAATGTTCGTGAAACCTTGGCAATTTGTGATAGAGCATATGTTATAAAAGATGGTAGTCTTCTAACAAGCGGGACATCTAAAGAAGTTTCAGAAAATAAGGATGTTAAAAAATACTATCTTGGAGAGAGTTTTAAATTTTAA
- a CDS encoding pilus (MSHA type) biogenesis protein MshL — protein sequence MLKSHINKFSKKAFLIIAVSALFTVSYANTCSKRAFNISINESVSLNELLIQLSDVCKFSIVTKDAIAAKTLSNQLSGISIKDLSIREVFDVLIKGNNLDYEYTNNALNISALQTKTFKIDYITGVREGTAITKASTDSTIRDFTDAGDKAALENNRITVTEKFDFWVNLSEEITAILNNGSENFQAIPPIINQNAGLVTVTATKSQIKRVERYIAEMQRRLKRQVILDVSIIEVQLKNNYTKGIDWSKFNIGFNSYLGGNPSTPSRYTFGNRNETPHIVDPGKLPKYDFIKDKDGNPTDKKELVEFGTPPKYEWWNKMGTKSSQSNGVWAIGANLNFNIEGMINFLETKGKSKVISNPKVMTINNQQALISVGDVINYLLIESTNSSDSGSTVSQDTKQYSTFIGILLNITPEISDDDKIMLRINPSLSSFKYSGDDIKYEKPRGIAPDTKERKISTVVTVNDGDTIILGGLIGQTKGKDNTSVPFLSSIPMVGNLFKSTADTLSTTELVFVITPRLVNDNSNKNLADSLKELGFSKSIYTYE from the coding sequence ATGTTAAAATCACATATAAATAAATTTTCTAAAAAAGCATTTTTAATTATAGCAGTAAGTGCTCTATTTACTGTAAGCTATGCTAATACTTGTAGTAAGAGAGCTTTTAATATATCAATTAACGAATCAGTTAGTTTAAATGAATTGCTTATTCAGCTATCTGATGTATGTAAATTTAGTATAGTAACTAAAGATGCAATTGCTGCTAAGACATTAAGCAATCAACTAAGTGGTATTAGTATAAAAGATCTTTCTATTAGAGAGGTTTTTGATGTTTTAATTAAAGGCAATAATTTAGATTACGAATATACTAATAATGCTCTTAATATTTCAGCTCTTCAAACGAAGACTTTTAAGATTGACTATATTACAGGAGTTAGAGAAGGAACTGCAATAACAAAGGCGTCAACTGATTCTACTATTAGAGATTTTACTGACGCTGGTGATAAAGCAGCTTTAGAAAATAATAGAATTACAGTAACTGAAAAATTTGATTTTTGGGTAAATTTAAGTGAAGAGATAACAGCAATTTTGAACAATGGTTCAGAAAATTTCCAAGCCATACCACCAATCATTAATCAAAATGCAGGTCTTGTAACAGTAACTGCTACTAAATCACAAATAAAAAGAGTTGAAAGATATATAGCTGAGATGCAAAGAAGACTTAAAAGACAGGTTATTTTAGACGTCTCTATAATTGAAGTTCAATTAAAAAATAATTATACAAAAGGAATTGATTGGAGTAAATTTAATATAGGATTTAATTCTTATCTTGGTGGAAACCCATCAACTCCAAGTAGATATACTTTTGGGAATAGAAATGAAACTCCGCATATAGTTGATCCTGGAAAATTACCTAAATATGATTTCATTAAAGACAAAGATGGAAATCCAACTGATAAAAAAGAACTTGTAGAGTTTGGAACTCCTCCAAAATATGAGTGGTGGAACAAGATGGGTACAAAATCTAGTCAAAGTAATGGTGTCTGGGCTATTGGTGCCAATCTTAATTTTAATATAGAAGGTATGATAAACTTTTTAGAGACAAAAGGAAAATCAAAAGTTATATCTAATCCAAAAGTTATGACTATAAACAATCAACAAGCTTTAATCTCTGTGGGTGATGTTATAAACTACCTTCTTATAGAATCCACAAATTCTAGCGACAGTGGTAGTACTGTTTCGCAAGATACAAAGCAATATTCTACATTTATAGGAATTTTACTTAATATTACACCTGAAATTTCAGATGATGATAAGATAATGCTTAGAATAAACCCATCTCTAAGCAGTTTTAAATATTCTGGAGATGATATAAAATATGAAAAACCTAGAGGAATAGCTCCAGACACCAAAGAGAGAAAAATTTCAACTGTTGTAACTGTTAATGATGGAGATACTATTATTTTAGGTGGTTTAATCGGTCAAACTAAAGGAAAAGATAATACAAGTGTACCATTTTTAAGCTCTATTCCTATGGTTGGAAATCTGTTTAAAAGCACAGCTGATACACTCTCTACAACTGAGCTTGTTTTTGTAATAACTCCTAGGTTGGTTAATGATAATTCAAATAAAAATTTAGCAGATTCCTTAAAAGAATTAGGTTTTTCAAAGTCAATTTATACATATGAATAA
- the tsaE gene encoding tRNA (adenosine(37)-N6)-threonylcarbamoyltransferase complex ATPase subunit type 1 TsaE — translation MQNFEIILSENELEILAKKLPKEGVIILKGNLASGKTTLTKAIIHNLGIIANVSSPTFSVMQNYEDVFHYDIYQNGVDGLKKNGLFENFFEDGLHIVEWGDDELIALLNKFEIKCCVINIEIYEDKRKYKVSYA, via the coding sequence ATGCAAAATTTTGAAATCATCTTAAGCGAAAATGAACTTGAAATTTTAGCTAAAAAGCTCCCAAAAGAAGGTGTTATCATACTAAAAGGAAACCTAGCTAGTGGAAAAACAACACTAACTAAAGCTATTATTCATAATCTAGGAATAATAGCTAATGTTTCATCTCCAACATTTTCTGTTATGCAAAATTATGAAGATGTTTTTCACTATGATATCTATCAAAATGGTGTTGATGGTCTTAAAAAAAATGGTCTATTTGAAAATTTTTTTGAAGATGGGCTGCATATAGTTGAATGGGGTGATGATGAGCTTATAGCACTTCTTAATAAATTTGAGATTAAATGTTGTGTTATAAATATAGAAATTTATGAAGATAAACGAAAATACAAGGTAAGTTATGCATAA
- the rplI gene encoding 50S ribosomal protein L9, which yields MKVLLLKDVKSLGKAGEIKDVKDGYGHNFLVAKGLAKVATPDVLRQYEAAKKREADELRYEIETYNKLAKELENITITIKKPVGANGSLFGSVTKDEIADALKEQKALEIDKKALEIDSIKSVGIYSVNIKFKHGIHGSFKIDVVSE from the coding sequence ATGAAAGTTTTATTATTAAAAGATGTAAAATCTCTTGGAAAAGCAGGGGAAATAAAAGATGTAAAAGATGGATATGGACATAATTTTTTAGTTGCAAAAGGCTTGGCAAAAGTTGCAACACCGGATGTTTTACGCCAATACGAAGCAGCTAAAAAAAGAGAAGCTGATGAATTAAGATATGAGATTGAAACATATAATAAACTTGCAAAAGAGTTAGAAAACATAACAATTACCATTAAAAAGCCAGTAGGTGCTAATGGCTCTTTGTTTGGTTCAGTTACAAAAGATGAGATTGCAGATGCATTGAAAGAACAAAAAGCACTCGAAATAGACAAAAAAGCACTCGAAATAGATAGCATAAAGTCTGTTGGAATTTATAGCGTAAATATCAAATTTAAGCACGGAATTCACGGCTCTTTTAAAATTGATGTGGTGAGTGAATAA